In Polynucleobacter sp. AP-Ainpum-60-G11, one DNA window encodes the following:
- a CDS encoding flagellar export protein FliJ, giving the protein MSAIELLLRLAKIREDQAMARAKRAAGQVNQTKAFKNQVLEYAKDYEVQMIAGGNQSVSVAFIQDANAFREKLIQSSIEMDGQIQGLSRASEDTLKTATEARMRTRGLTKLVDKKKLEARKKKAKAEMNLFEDNYAARAFANSGTKDA; this is encoded by the coding sequence ATGTCTGCAATTGAGCTGCTACTTCGTCTAGCCAAAATCCGCGAGGATCAAGCGATGGCACGTGCAAAAAGGGCAGCTGGCCAGGTTAATCAAACAAAAGCCTTTAAAAATCAAGTGCTTGAGTATGCCAAGGACTATGAAGTGCAGATGATTGCCGGTGGCAATCAAAGTGTTTCAGTGGCATTCATACAGGATGCCAATGCCTTCAGGGAAAAGCTGATTCAGAGCTCAATTGAGATGGATGGGCAGATTCAAGGGCTATCTAGGGCCTCGGAAGACACGCTTAAGACTGCCACAGAGGCCAGAATGCGCACCCGTGGATTGACTAAATTAGTTGATAAAAAGAAGCTGGAAGCCAGAAAGAAGAAGGCTAAGGCGGAAATGAACCTCTTTGAAGACAACTACGCCGCGAGGGCTTTTGCCAATTCTGGCACGAAAGATGCATAG